In a genomic window of Neoarius graeffei isolate fNeoGra1 chromosome 13, fNeoGra1.pri, whole genome shotgun sequence:
- the r3hdml gene encoding R3H domain containing-like — MRASCSHLVLAAILWMMLYTRAVAALTNTTQLSALTVADFGIELSWRNRSSSSSDVPHSRRKRYISSRDMVALLDYHNRVRSQVFPPAANMEYMVWDERLAKSAESWASQCIWDHGPPHVMKYTGQNLSIITGRYRSVIELVKSWHDEKYSFSYPNRCTGSICTHYTQMVWASTNRIGCAINRCSNMYVFGARWKQATLLVCNYSIKGNWVGEAPYKTGKPCSACPSIYGGLCTKNQCFTSKPRNKRKRVSLQ; from the exons ATGCGTGCGTCCTGCAGTCACCTGGTCTTGGCTGCCATCTTGTGGATGATGCTGTACACCAGAGCAGTTGCGGCTCTGACCAACACCACACAGCTCTCAGCTCTTACTGTGGCTGATTTTGGGATTGAACTGAGCTGGAGGAACAGGAGCAGCAGCAGTAGCGATGTGCCACACAGTCGAAGGAAGCGCTACATTTCCTCCAGGGATATGGTGGCTTTACTGGACTACCACAACCGTGTGCGATCTCAGGTCTTCCCGCCTGCTGCAAACATGGAGTACATG GTGTGGGATGAGAGGCTTGCGAAATCAGCTGAGTCCTGGGCCTCACAGTGCATATGGGATCACGGACCACCACATGTCATGAAGTACACGGGTCAGAACCTGTCCATCATCACTGGAAG GTATAGATCGGTCATTGAGCTGGTGAAGTCATGGCATGATGAGAAGTATTCCTTCTCCTACCCCAACAGATGCACTGGCTCCATCTGCACCCACTACACACAG ATGGTGTGGGCCAGCACCAATAGGATTGGGTGTGCCATCAACAGGTGTTCAAATATGTATGTGTTTGGTGCTCGATGGAAACAGGCCACCTTACTGGTCTGCAACTACTCCATCAA AGGAAACTGGGTGGGAGAAGCTCCATACAAGACAGGAAAGCCGTGCTCAGCTTGTCCTTCTATTTATGGCGGATTATGTACCAAAAATCAGTGCTTCACATCAAAACCCAGAAACAAGCGCAAGAGGGTTTCGTTACAGTGA